In Choloepus didactylus isolate mChoDid1 chromosome 25 unlocalized genomic scaffold, mChoDid1.pri SUPER_25_unloc2, whole genome shotgun sequence, one genomic interval encodes:
- the LOC119525640 gene encoding olfactory receptor 7A10-like: protein METGNETRILEFLLLGISEKPELQSFLFGVFLCMYLVTISGNLLIILATITDSNLHTPMYFFLSNLSFVDICFTTTTIPKMLVNIQTQRKVISYVGCLTQMYFFLHFAGLEDLILTVMAYDRYVAICYPLHYMITMNPWLCVLLILGSWIISVLYSILESSLVLRLSFCQPLEIHHFFCEYNQIVQLACSDTFLNDIVMYLLSGLLGGGPFIGIIFSYSKIVSSIHEISSAVGKYKAFSTCLSHLTVVSLFYCSVLTVYIRSFVTHNAHASAPASVMYTVLIPMLNPFIYSLRNKDIKRALKRFLTGKP, encoded by the coding sequence ATGGAAACAGGGAATGAAACACGAATTctagaatttcttcttctgggaatATCAGAGAAACCAGAATTGCAGTCCTTCCTATTTGGTGTCTTCCTGTGCATGTACCTGGTCACCATCTCTGGGAACCTGCTCATCATCCTGGCCACCATCACTGACTCCAacctccacacacccatgtacttcttcctctctaatttgtCCTTTGTAGACATCTGTTTTACCACAACCACCATCCCAAAGATGTTGGTGAATATCCAGACACAGAGGAAAGTCATTTCCTATGTAGGCTGCCTCACCCAGATGTACTTTTTCCTACACTTTGCAGGGTTGGAGGACCTCATCCTGACCGTGATGGCTTATGACCGCTATGTTGCCATCTGCTACCCGCTGCACTACATGATCACCATGAACCCTTGGCTCTGTGTCTTGCTCATTTTGGGGTCCTGGATTATAAGTGTCTTGTATTCAATTTTAGAAAGCTCACTTGTTTTGCGGCTTTCCTTTTGTCAACCCTTGGAAATCCACCACTTTTTCTGTGAATATAATCAGATTGTCCAACTTGCCTGTTCCGACACTTTCCTCAATGACATAGTGATGTACCTTTTATCTGGACTGCTGGGTGGAGGGCCATTCATTGGCATCATTTTCTCATATTCTAAGATTGTTTCCTCCATACATGAAATTTCATCAGCTGTGGGgaaatataaagcattttccacTTGTTTGTCTCACCTCACAGTTGTCTCCTTATTTTACTGTTCTGTTTTAACTGTGTATATAAGATCCTTTGTGACACATAATGCACATGCAAGTGCACCAGCATCAGTGATGTATACTGTGTTGATACCCATGTTGAACCCTTTCATCTACAGTTTGAGGAATAAAGACATAAAGAGGGCTCTGAAAAGATTCCTTACTGGAAAGCCATAA